The Malus domestica chromosome 17, GDT2T_hap1 genome contains the following window.
gccagagaactcccatgataggtgacctactgggaagttgctcgtgagttcccaaaaataaaaccgtgagggaatggtaagcccaaagtggacaatatcgtgctacggtggtggaacgggccagggaagtggtccgccccgggtCAGGATATGACATATATCCCACCACTATACAGTAAAGCCTTTCTAAAGTAATACTTTATAATAGAATAACTTTCttaaagttataaaaaaaaatttgagtcCTAACTTAGGACCATTTATGTAGTAAAATAAACTCCATATTATTATAAGTTATAAAGTTTTCTTGGCTTTATCTTAAGGAAACACACATCTACATGGTTATAATTATAAATCAGTACAAAAATATGTAAGAAATAAAATACATGGTGCCTAAGGAATCCTATTTAGGAAATGCAACACTCGTTAAAGATAAATAagttaataaataatatattttaactatacattttgttgatgcacaaaatcagtgaggactttggtacaacataaaatgttaagtttgtgacattcgttagattgctccggtcactagtgtggataagtatgtaaatggatagagacagggaagcaaacacaagatgtgtgtggttcacctagattggctacgtccacggagtaaaggagttctcattaattttgaagggtttatacaagtacaaaggttcaagctctcctttagtgagtactagtgaatgatttagtaccaatgacattaggaaatattgtgagagaatgatctctatttatagaagagagtttatagtttcattctgacattgacacgtgtcgtgttgtgattggcttataatgttgacacatgtcgcgctatgattggcttctgatgtcgacacgtgtcgcgctgtgattggcttcctggttggagggaaactcttctaggtccttgatggtataacgttgaccggtgctcagtagtttcgagattggtcaagtatggtataaacaatgctcccctaagttcctgagtgagggaaactcctcggttggggacttgcaagatccaagccattgagtaatcacaaaacttcgaagtaccgaagtgtggtatcattttcacttgccttatttgtctcatatgtagatgtggcatcttctctggaagtatttttcctccatccaggggtggtatttttaaacgatgaagatgcacaaggtaatgtatcaatttcacttgaagcttacttgtagtttcgggtttggtcaagtgcgatacaaaccctatagtaggagtcccccaagtcatcgagctaggagatttgccgaataaggtaacagacaaggtaagcaatcagacttccaatcaagcaacctggatcggtggttcgacttcggctttcggttaattgttctccttctccttgtgtcgtaaacagcaataaggataaggagaaacaaatggaaaagagatgatatgagatacttttgcttttaaagaagtaactttccacaggcttattcttgaactgggctggagggttttctggcttcctctagagtataaggtcgactcaagaatttgagggtaaaaacaaatccatcaaatctatgagtacgttcgaccttgatgatatgggatacttttgctgttgacaaagtagtggatataTCACCACGTGttctgttatgcttgtctccacatgcttccttgtatccttctcacttgccctatatgttcctcaggcagatatggtatcttctctggaagcataagatgttgaagatgagtactcgaaagcTATGTCAGGTAAGTagtcaggtaaggggttccagacAGTTAGTTcatgactggaagcttgattccaagtgctgactgattgctctctttctccttgtcttgcaggtaagaacaaggccaaaggaaaagacagggaaaaagcatgatatgggatactcttgctctggtgtggcttgtttgtagaggtattatcgggaggaaaagaagctgagtatttcgagagactctgctaagAGTGCCCTcttggatgtgaagaaaagttgagcatttttttttatttgcatatctgtctggctgtggaggatagaggtcaacatatatagaagtctctttaacaacaagtagtagtgttattcatttacccttcttggtcatagtaatgtagtgggagctgcaagcttcacgtgttttaactttgtcagagcactttgaaaaagtagtCTGTTgtatctggaaaactgatgttgcgtgtgaagattgcaaacaagttttatccaatgaaatctggctctcaaagttcggagagctctcaaagtatgttgaaccctgtCGAAGCACAGttagcttatgtatggatgtgttggaatgtatgatgtttatgtatgaatgtgttggaatgtatgatgtttatgtatgaatgtgtttgaatgtataatgtttatgttgattgatatgagtgatgcttatgaatgttttgctatgcataaagggatccatgcttttgatatgtgaaccatgttggttgtaacacttagtatcacataatttgtgtcaaagtacgcatgttgaacctctgagttggagtataagggtaggtcagtgtAGAACAAGTGTttcagtgctaggaacgcaaaagactcagaagaagttgtctgaattccctcttctttaaatatttgccgaatggcttgtgtgacaaaagatctcaagcgattgaaagtcaaaacatttgtaatgtgtatgtcttcttatgataacatttccttcagtacctagtcctccactttgaaagagtgaggcttggccccatagtcataatagtcgacggtacgttcacccctggttgtcttgatgcgaacttttatccctcttgttgtaatgggcttgatgagagtaaaaatcattcctcttaccaagagacggATACGTTTgttgacttagcgagtagctaaataaggcaggagatgatgcaatgggagtctgaatggccaatatctcctcacttggtagaacttaacttccacttcccatttgttgataggggttaaccatatgggggttcccttggtatgtccttgcttcggcggataTGTGGTTGTAAGTCTGTGTCATTACctcaaagtaagtcttccaagtgttgacattgatcatgtacttgaagaaaaaatcacgtaggccttgagggcggtcttgtcatctgcctcagcgcagcgagaatactcatagctgaagcaaccggcatactctcgtagtgactcgtccggcttctggcgaatagtgtacaagtcatctgcagaatgcaagtgatcggcctggaagatgtgttgagagacaaacagtttcctcaattcctcaaatgagtgtactgtctcaggtgaaatacagcaataccagtttagagctccgtcaGATAgagtggaggggaagagaagacatcgttattcgtcggtgtgcatctgatatgccatggtggactcaaagaggttaaggtgttcaattgggtcctcccttccagtataaagttgtaaaccaagcctttgttttgtcttcgcttgaaaggGATGTTGAGGATCATTCTTGTGAGAGggtcaggcctaggttggttccagtctGGTATcttggcctgacgttcggccttcaacttgtttacttcatcaatgagctgtaggacaagagggtcatgagtggagttatgtatcactggaattttctttcgtaagtctccatcgcctcttgaaagtaggaaagtttgagcatgggcgtgtggttttttcttggactcaccgtactgacttctagggcgagtctgtcgaaaTATCTCAGAGTctcctgtaccttcatgttcctctgggacctgtcgttccttccctagattggcagctggcctgggtcgtgagaggggaccgagtctttcataaacccttgggtcattgatcttcgaacatatgtggaggggattctctcgacgttgctttagaaagTCTCGACAATTATGATAAACGGTTTTCGatcattccaacccttctgcaatgaggtgtcttcctccacttttctacttcaggtcgaagcatctggttgagagaagtctcatgttgatcaatgttttaatgATTAGCGCGCTCCTCAtcaggaatacccatgtcgaatggaggtgacccttcgtgttggagggcacccagatgatggttgatgtctacaagggcaacgagctcgcgtgtttgagtacgcctagtttcgtgaagcgtctcaaagagcttctcatactgctcctagaggaccttattcttcattgttatcttgttgttctgagcttctagctcatcgactttagcttgaagagcaaccatctttcctttcttctttcgtTACTtcacactaggtgcaagaagggtgtcattctgtgtgatgtggcttcctttgCTCCCTATGTtcgaaagggatgcctggtcaaaagagagtgtacgaatggtggaaaccagcttcgcaaagctgaagagagtgggaataagtgtcgttcccacagacggcgctaaatgttgatgcacaaaatcagtgagaactttggtacaacataaaatgttaagtttgtgaccttcactagattgctctgatcactagtgtggataaatatgtaaatggatagagacagggaagcaaacacaagatgtacgtggttcacccagattggctacgtccacggagtagaggagttctcattaattgttaagggtttatacaagtacaaaggttcaagctctcctttagtgagtactagtgaatgatttagtaccaatgatattaggaaatattgtgagagaatgatctctatttatagaagagagtttctagtttcattctgacattgacacgtgtcgtgttgtgattggcttctaatgttgacacgtgtcgtgctatgattggcttatggtgtcgacacgtgtcgcactgtgattggcctcctggttggagggaaactcttctaggtacttgacggtataacattgaccggtgctcagtagtttcaggattggtcaagtatggtataaacacattTATTAAGTAATAACCTGCctaaagttataaaactagttTCATCCTAACTATGTAACTTTAGAGAGGTTTTACTGTTATAAACTCTCACATTACATTTATATtcttctattaaaaaataacaTATAATACAATgcttatatatattatagtCAATTTAATTAAAGTAGAATAAAATGCCTAGACCCTGCCTAGGCCATTTTTTGCCACTCGATTACCGCCTagcgatttttagaacattgcttTCTTCCTATCTTTTCTCTCTCTGAATCTTCCCCTTGGAACAATATTACCGAACTAACTAGTTATATCATCCAGTTCTGTTTTCTGTATGGAGATGAATAGAAAATCAGACTGTTCCCCTTTGACAATGATCATTGGTTTAGTGACATATTGGTCAGTTTAGGGTTATTACTTGAAGACGCCATGCGAAAAGTGTCAAGAAAATGGAAAGAATGTTTGAAATCAGTACGAAAAGAATGTTGGAGCCCTTTTTTAACAACAAatagttttaaagtttttggtAAAGTAAAAGGAAAGATTCGAGGATTTATATATGtcatttcaaaaaataaatccaGTCGTCAAATCCGGATCGACTCACTTTAAGATCCTTAAATCGGACGGTTGAAACTAATGAGATATGGAGAAAATTTCTTGTTCTTCATGTACACACCACGAATGCAGAGTCTCATCATTGCAAGCTTTCTGGCACAATATTCAAGATTGCACGTCAGATGACATGCATAAAAATTTCTAGTTCTTAGTGTATGTGTATGGAGTGTGTGTGAGTACAATGCGTGTGAATATTTAATTAGCTCGCATAGTTTGTTCATTCAATCATTTGTTTGTtcttgtgaattttggttgtACTAAGCATGTCAAGTTGCTAATGGATTTGCTATATTTGTGAATTTCAGAAATTTAGATCGTTGGAGAGAGCACTTGGGCCTTTGGCTTTTTGAGGTATATTCATTCATTTACAATCATTTTATAACTTTGTTGTTGAATTTTTAATGTATGCTTGGATTTTAAGATGCAccttttttttgggattttctcTTCTGTAAACAGAGAATTGGGCCTCAAGTTTTGGtgcattctatttttttttttatgtttacgGTGTATTTTGGTGCATTATCTAATTTTTGTGATGTTagctatgtaaaaataaattcaatCTAAATGCAAGCTAAAATACTTATTATGCCATATTGGTTAACCTGGgtatttggttttaatttatgTTGAATTATCTATGTTCGTCTGTGTTTTTTTGCAATTGGTTGAACTAAGATGTGCATTTTCTTgattaatgtaattgaaaatgTATTACGAAATCAGAACCCGCAACAGCGTGCGGACAAGTTTTCTAATTAACTGACTATAATTGCAATTTGTGTGAAAATATCTAACAaggtgttgaccctaaaaactacttagccttcgtggcgcgcaggccaaatagctaatgagctaactacgtcctttggtTGAATGCGATTGTGCCAACTCGACAACCGAGCTCGGTCGATGAGTGAATGAATGTGCTGGTGGTGTCGAACACGATGCTGACTTCTATAGCTCGCGATTGCAGGCGAGGAAGGAACTTGTCTTTGCCTCTGGGTTCTAGAGCCCGAAGACAAGGCTGTAGTTACTTCAAAGTTCACGAATTGTTGGCATCGGGCTTAGCTACTTCAATTATATTTGTGCAAGTATAAGTGCACCGATCGGTATCAGACTATATGTACACAAATACTAAAAAGTACAAATTGTAAGGTGTGTTTGATAGAGTCATGAAGGTCAGTGTTTTCCCAAAGATGAAAGGGTTTTGCGTAGAGCGAGAAATTGCGCAGGGTAGATTTATGTCTTGAGTTGAAGGGCCTTTGAATGTTGAAAACCTTTTCTATTTGTAGGAGTGATTTTCACCTAGTGCCGACGTAGAGTCCTACTCGGACAAAATCTCCTCGGCATATCTTGATCCAATAACGAATTACCTTCTCATTTGGATTGGACTCGATCACTCCTTCCAGACTTGGGACTCTGAACCTAGTCATCTTTTGGTATACAATTCACTCCTTGTTTTAACCAGACCCTTAGAATATTACGAATCTTCCTATGCCATCCGGATTCTTGATTGAATCAGGATTTAATCGAATCCGTCCTTGATTTTCAAGTGTCCATCATAAAACTCGGCTACATACTTTGGGCTGAGCTTCTTGTCCAAACAAGTCTGTCTAACTATGGACTGAGCTTATAATCTTACTCAGCCCAAGTCCATTAATTTGAGCCAATAACAAGGCAAATCCGAAAAGAGCAAAAGGGATTTTATTATTTGGGAGACAAACTTTATAATTAATTCGGAATCGCGCACAACCGAACAAGAGGAGACAGACAGCGTGCAAAAGATACCTTCAATCTTGGCATATGGAACCGAAGTTTCTATATTTTCACAAAGCCACCGAACTAACACGCGAGTCAGCAGTCAATCACCAACCAACCAAAACTTCCCCCATACCATCCCAGAAAACTCCACCACCCACACCGAAGCTTCAAGAACTCATCGGCCCCACCCCCACCTCCTTCCTCAATCCCCCCATTATCTTCCCTCCAGATTTCTCTAAATTTGCACAATCCCCGCCTCCCAAAACCAACCAAATCTCCAGGTCTTCATTCTCCTCGCGGCATTTAGTTTCGTTCAGGCATTTTCACAAACACCTCGATGGCGGCAGAGGACGGCGCGGTCACAATCTACAACAGCAGCGCAATCACCGACGCCAACAACAAGAAGAACCCATATTCGATCAAGGTCGGCCTCGCCCAGATGCTTCGCGGCGGCACCATTGTTGAGGTGAACACCCCCGAGCAAGCAAGGCTATCCGAAGACGCCGGCGCTTGCTCCGTCATCATCTCCGACCCGCCCCTCAACCGAGGCATTTCGCGCATGTCCGACCCctgtctcatcaaggacatcAAACGTGCCGTTTCGATACCCGTCGTGGCCCGATCACGGATCGGGCATTTCGTCGAGGCCCAGATCCTCGAATCAATCGGCGTCGACTACATCGACGAGAGCGAGTATCTAGCGATGGCGGACGAGGAACATTTCATAAACAAGCACAATTTCCAGACCCCTTTCATCTGCGGAGCTCAAACGCTCGGCGACGCGTTGAGGAGAGTGAGAGAAGGCGCGGCGATCATACGAATCCAAGGCGATCTAACCGGGTCCGGCAACGTCGCCATGACTGTAAAAAACGTCAGATCCGTGATGGGTCAGATTAGGCTGCTCAACAACATGGACGACGACGAAGTCTTCGCGTTTTCGAAGACGATTCAAGCACCGTACGACCTGGTTGCACAATCCAAGCAAATGGGTCGGCTGCCGGTGGTGCTGTTCGCCTCCGGTGGCATCGTGACGCCGGCCGACGTGGCGTTGATGATGCAATTGGGTTGCGACGGAGTGTTTATCGGGTCGGATGTATTCAATTGCTCGGATCCGTATAAGCGGGTGATCGACATTGTTCAGGCGGTTAGGAACTACAATGATCCGCATGTGCTGGTGGAGGTGAGTTCCGGGTTGTCGGATCTGATGGCGGGTTTGGGTTTCGGTGAGGACAGGATCGAACAGTTTGGCAGCGGCCACGGAGGTGTTTGATTAGGCGACTTAATCATGTAACGTAGCTCGAAACTCTTTCTTTGCTTGGTGTTAAAGCATAGAGTAATGTTATTATACATGGATATCTGCGTCTCTCTGTTGTGACTAGTCACTTGTGTCCATTTTTTCATGTTGTATTGAGGCCAATTTTGTGAAAATGCAGATAGGATTGAGAATAATAATTTCGTTTGTTCGACTCCGTCGAGATGTTTAGGAATAATGATCTACTTCATGTGAGGTTAATGAGAATAATTTTGTTCATCCAGACGAGttgtattttgttttgtaatttcGATTGAGTGTTGATTCGTTTATTAGACATGTTTGCAGAAACTTTTCTTTTCGTCATTTCAACGAGCGATATATGCATATGTGTCAAATTGAATAGTGCGAGTAAGCAAGTACTGCTTGTTACGTGTAAGGAGCCAAGAATGAATGTCACAGCAGCTTTAGGAGGCTTGAGTGAGAATAACAGAATGTGGAACAATGAGATTGATGCATGATTGATTGTTAAGGTGATTTTATTTTTCGGGGATTCTGGGGATGGTTGAGAATGCGAGTTCATCAGTATGTACTTGGTCGTGCGCATGAATAGATTGATGAAATTTTCGATGGCTTTTTCTATTATCTAGCGAAACCACGGTCAAGGGCATGGGCTTGGCAGAATCAATGGGAAAAGAAAACCCTATTGAGCTCGACCCTAGTTAGTTAAAGAATAGGTCTCTCTGCCCATTGCCAACTGATTTCGGATTTCGGATTTTAGGTCAGATTGTTGAGGCTGTGTCTAGCATTGCAACAAAGTAAAACTACTGTATTGTCAGCTACTAGCATGGAAATGCTAATGGCAGGGGACACTAGTGAATGGCTGAACCTGAAGAATTCTGCCCATTTAAATCTGCTGTCTTTCCTGTTACTCACCATGTGGGTCTCCTTTCCTAGGCTATACATAAATGGAGGGTGCATTTTACACAACTCCTGCCATATGCATATATCGCTTGAGAATCTGGTTTTCCTCGCTCTATTGCGAAGATTAACCTGCACCAAGTCAAGAAACATGTATTTTTCTGAACGGAGTTGATGCAGGCAGGTCAATAGAATCATCCGGTAGGGTAAGATAGGGCATTCACCGCAAGATCGGTTGCAGCATTGCTATATAGGATTAGGAACCGGAGAGCAATCTCATAAGCAGAAAAAATGGCCGCAATCACCAGAAATCTGGTCACATTTGCAACAGCCAGAGCACTCAGTATCCGTCCTCTCTTACACTTACGGAAGGATTCACAACTCCTGCCAGCCCAGTGACTAAATCGGAATAACGGAGTAGTAGCTATAAAAAGTGTGTTACCGTGGATAGTGTATACAGAGGACACATTCCTTTTTACTTTCCGCACACACCCTTCACCCTTTTTAGCTTCAAACCAAACTAAATTGTTCTTCAATTGGCTCGGTTTGGTTTGATTGAAAATTCTTATAAAACAGAAGTATACCGTACCAAATCAGTTTTATTTCGCAGTTTTGACTTTCATTTTGAAGAGAGAACTACTTGGGTAATTCCCAATTCCATTTTACATTCACTTTCCTCCTAGAATAGGCACCTCAGAGCAATCTCATAAGCAGCAAAAACTGCCCCATTCACCAGAAACGCTCTAGAAACCGCAGTTCCTAGTCCACGCCAGAGCACACCATAACCATCCTCTCTAACGCTCTTCTGAAAGCAATCAACGATGCCGGAATATCTGGGCGGGTACTGAGACACAACCTGAGCCTGCAATCTCGTTTTCACAACGTCTAGGGGATAACAACAAATCCAGCTGGCTACTCCTGCAAGCCCTCCCGCCAC
Protein-coding sequences here:
- the LOC103405472 gene encoding pyridoxal 5'-phosphate synthase-like subunit PDX1.2, with protein sequence MAAEDGAVTIYNSSAITDANNKKNPYSIKVGLAQMLRGGTIVEVNTPEQARLSEDAGACSVIISDPPLNRGISRMSDPCLIKDIKRAVSIPVVARSRIGHFVEAQILESIGVDYIDESEYLAMADEEHFINKHNFQTPFICGAQTLGDALRRVREGAAIIRIQGDLTGSGNVAMTVKNVRSVMGQIRLLNNMDDDEVFAFSKTIQAPYDLVAQSKQMGRLPVVLFASGGIVTPADVALMMQLGCDGVFIGSDVFNCSDPYKRVIDIVQAVRNYNDPHVLVEVSSGLSDLMAGLGFGEDRIEQFGSGHGGV